In Cololabis saira isolate AMF1-May2022 chromosome 1, fColSai1.1, whole genome shotgun sequence, the following proteins share a genomic window:
- the LOC133453999 gene encoding uncharacterized protein LOC133453999 codes for MARESYVWTDREVELLLNVTLDYKTSKIQEGVDWESCQPKYGDILALFLEQYPTETSEDFPHRKEDVSRTSLTTKLKAVRGKYRKAVDTGRKSGHGRVVLLYFELCEQVWGGSPATTTLSSGVESTDLDESFTPSTSSGLSSLSAQDVGSETEAERGESVAPRERDESVAPRERDESVAPRVKERRDLLHAKLKGHRHERLKRRLPAEVQSQNAVEEDQSIKRRLVEILETSEKQASENFNRLTDTLDRLTASIGDGFALLQRVVNTPPPVPHYSMPFEGRGPYGQMYAHTPLRPYPPNLNSALHTFPHNSTAGNRTRNAVPLSTINPTQQTPDEGMQQFSYTRSLFEDD; via the exons atggcgCGAGAGTCTTACGTTTGGACCGACAGAGAGGTGGAATTACTTTTAAATGTTACGTTAGACTATAAAACTAGTAAGATACAAGAAGGTGTTGACTGGGAGTCGTGTCAACCTAAGTATGGGGATATACTGGCTCTGTTTTTAGAACAGTACCCAACGGAGACCTCTGAGGATTTTCCTCATCGGAAGGAGGACGTTAGTCGGACCTCGCTAACGACAAAACTGAAGGCAGTTAGAGGAAAATACCGGAAAGCAGTTGACACTGGGCGTAAGAGTGGACACGGTAGAGTAGTACTCCTGTACTTTGAACTCTGCGAGCAGGTGTGGGGTGGTTCACCGGCCACTACAACGTTGTCGTCCGGTGTTGAAAGTACGGACCTGGACGAATCATTCACACCATCGACTTCCTCGGGCTTGTCGAGCTTGTCGGCGCAGGATGTCGGGTCAGAAACTGAAGCAGAACGTGGTGAAAGTGTGGCCCCCAGAGAACGTGACGAAAGTGTGGCCCCCAGAGAACGTGACGAAAGTGTGGCCCCCAGAGTGAAGGAGAGGAGAGACCTGcttcat GCAAAACTGAAGGGACACCGACATGAAAGGCTGAAGAGAAGACTGCCAGCTGAGGTCCAGTCACAGAATGCTGTTGAAGAGGACCAAAGCATCAAGAGGAGGCTGGTCGAGATTCTGGAAACCTCTGAAAAACAGGCGTCTGAGAACTTCAACAGATTAACCGATACTCTTGATAGGCTTACTGCTTCAATTGGTGATGGCTTTGCTCTCCTGCAGCGGGTTGTGAATACACCCCCACCAGTGCCACATTACAGCATGCCATTCGAGGGAAGAGGTCCTTATGGACAGATGTATGCACACACACCACTACGCCCATATCCCCCAAATTTAAATTCAGCACTTCACACATTCCCACACAACTCAACGGCCGGCAATAGAACACGGAATGCTGTACCACTTAGCACCATCAACCCAACCCAACAGACACCTGATGAAGGAATGCAGCAGTTTTCATATACCCGGTCTCTTTTTGAGGACGATTGA